One Onthophagus taurus isolate NC chromosome 11, IU_Otau_3.0, whole genome shotgun sequence genomic window carries:
- the LOC139432161 gene encoding histone H2B, with product MPPKTSGKAAKKAGKAQKNISKTDKKKKRKRKESYAIYIYKVLKQVHPDTGISSKAMSIMNSFVNDIFERIAAEASRLAHYNKRSTITSREIQTAVRLLLPGELAKHAVSEGTKAVTKYTSSK from the coding sequence ATGCCACCGAAAACTAGTGGAAAAGCAGCTAAAAAGGCGGGTAAAGCGcagaaaaacatttctaaaacCGACAAAAAGAAGAAGCGCAAGAGGAAGGAAAGCTACGCTATTTACATTTACAAGGTATTGAAGCAAGTTCATCCAGACACTGGCATTTCGAGTAAAGCTATGAGCATCATGAACAGCTTTGTGAATGATATTTTCGAGCGAATTGCCGCGGAAGCGTCTCGTTTGGCTCATTACAACAAAAGGTCAACGATCACCAGTCGAGAAATCCAGACTGCCGTCAGACTTCTGTTACCTGGAGAATTGGCAAAGCACGCTGTAAGCGAAGGCACCAAGGCTGTTACCAAGTACACAAGTTCCAAATAA
- the LOC111413897 gene encoding histone H4 — translation MTGRGKGGKGLGKGGAKRHRKVLRDNIQGITKPAIRRLARRGGVKRISGLIYEETRGVLKVFLENVIRDAVTYTEHAKRKTVTAMDVVYALKRQGRTLYGFGG, via the coding sequence ATGACTGGCCGTGGAAAGGGAGGAAAAGGTCTTGGGAAAGGAGGCGCCAAACGTCATCGCAAAGTACTCCGTGACAACATCCAGGGCATCACCAAACCAGCCATCAGACGTCTTGCCCGTCGCGGCGGTGTAAAGCGTATTTCAGGATTAATTTACGAAGAAACTCGAGGAGTTTTAAAGGTTTTCCTGGAGAACGTTATTCGCGACGCTGTCACATACACTGAACACGCAAAAAGGAAAACCGTCACTGCTATGGACGTCGTTTACGCCCTTAAGCGTCAAGGTCGCACTCTCTACGGCTTTGGGggttaa
- the LOC139431925 gene encoding histone H3 — MARTKQTARKSTGGKAPRKQLATKAARKSAPATGGVKKPHRYRPGTVALREIRRYQKSTELLIRKLPFQRLVREIAQDFKTDLRFQSSAVMALQEASEAYLVGLFEDTNLCAIHAKRVTIMPKDIQLARRIRGERA; from the coding sequence ATGGCTCGTACGAAACAAACTGCTCGAAAATCTACCGGAGGTAAAGCGCCACGTAAACAACTCGCGACTAAAGCGGCAAGGAAAAGCGCCCCCGCTACTGGTGGTGTCAAGAAACCGCATCGTTACAGACCTGGAACCGTAGCTCTTCGAGAAATTCGTCGTTACCAGAAAAGTACTGAACTTCTAATTAGAAAGTTGCCCTTCCAACGTTTGGTTAGAGAAATTGCCCAAGATTTCAAGACCGACTTGCGATTCCAAAGCAGCGCCGTTATGGCTTTGCAAGAGGCGAGCGAAGCTTACTTGGTCGGACTTTTCGAAGATACGAACTTGTGTGCAATTCATGCAAAACGAGTAACTATCATGCCGAAAGACATTCAGCTTGCTAGGCGCATTCGCGGCGAAAGAGCCTAA
- the LOC139431955 gene encoding histone H2A: MSGRGKGGKVKGKAKSRSSRAGLQFPVGRIHRLLRKGNYAERVGAGAPVYLAAVMEYLAAEVLELAGNAARDNKKTRIIPRHLQLAIRNDEELNKLLSGVTIAQGGVLPNIQAVLLPKKTEKKA, from the coding sequence ATGTCGGGCCGAGGAAAAGGTGGAAAAGTTAAAGGGAAAGCAAAGTCCAGATCCAGTCGCGCAGGATTACAATTTCCTGTTGGTCGTATTCATCGATTGTTGAGGAAGGGCAATTACGCGGAACGTGTAGGAGCTGGAGCTCCCGTATATTTAGCGGCCGTAATGGAGTATTTGGCAGCCGAAGTTCTCGAGTTAGCCGGTAACGCTGCGAGAGACAACAAAAAGACCCGAATCATCCCTAGACATTTACAACTGGCTATACGTAACGACGAAGAATTGAATAAATTACTATCAGGAGTGACGATTGCTCAAGGAGGTGTACTTCCGAACATTCAAGCTGTTTTGTTACCTAAGAAGACCGAGAAAAAagcttaa